One stretch of Thalassovita sp. DNA includes these proteins:
- a CDS encoding PQQ-dependent sugar dehydrogenase translates to MRDTTPRTRARPHPLGIAFVLFSLMVLAWIMLLAMPARAVEYRIDKVADGFVVPWSLAFLPDGGFLVTERDGALWQVAPDGTRQQIKGLPDITAIGQGGLLDVVAAEDFITSRRIFLSYTTNVPGGAGTAMATAVLPEGSDRIERVFRIFQLQRGNQNGRHFGGRIVETADGHLFLTIGDMGEAREAQNVGSHWGKIIRLRIDGTVPRDNPFQMRRNALPEIWSLGHRNPQGLARTREGALVSSEHGAKGGDELNWVEAGANYGWPVISYGTHYSGRKIGEGTEKRGMRQPLIYWDPSIAPSGMMVYEGTMFPEWRGDLFVGSLKFDHIAQVAGKGLAQVRQIKTDETQRVRDVREAPDGSIWFLSEGNGAVYRLWRP, encoded by the coding sequence ATGAGAGACACCACACCCCGGACCCGCGCCCGGCCGCATCCCTTAGGGATCGCGTTCGTCTTGTTCAGCCTGATGGTGCTGGCCTGGATCATGCTCCTTGCCATGCCAGCTCGCGCGGTGGAGTACCGGATTGATAAGGTCGCTGATGGCTTTGTGGTGCCCTGGTCGCTGGCCTTTTTGCCGGATGGCGGTTTTCTGGTCACCGAGCGTGATGGCGCCCTCTGGCAGGTTGCGCCGGATGGGACGCGCCAACAGATCAAAGGTCTGCCGGATATCACCGCGATCGGGCAGGGTGGCCTTTTGGATGTGGTCGCGGCCGAGGATTTCATCACCTCACGCCGCATCTTTCTCAGCTACACAACTAATGTCCCCGGTGGCGCAGGCACCGCCATGGCCACCGCGGTCCTGCCGGAAGGCTCTGACCGGATCGAACGTGTGTTCCGCATTTTCCAACTGCAGCGTGGCAATCAAAACGGGCGCCACTTTGGCGGTCGGATCGTTGAAACCGCGGATGGCCACCTTTTCCTGACAATCGGTGACATGGGCGAAGCGCGTGAAGCGCAGAACGTTGGCTCCCATTGGGGTAAGATCATCCGCCTGCGCATCGATGGCACCGTGCCGCGCGACAATCCGTTTCAAATGCGCCGCAACGCGCTGCCTGAGATCTGGAGCCTTGGCCATCGCAACCCGCAAGGTCTGGCACGCACCCGGGAAGGGGCACTGGTATCCTCGGAACATGGCGCTAAAGGCGGGGATGAGCTGAACTGGGTTGAAGCCGGCGCCAATTATGGCTGGCCGGTCATTTCCTATGGCACCCACTATAGTGGCCGTAAGATCGGCGAGGGCACGGAAAAACGCGGCATGCGCCAGCCGCTGATCTATTGGGATCCCTCCATCGCGCCCTCAGGCATGATGGTTTATGAGGGCACAATGTTCCCGGAATGGCGCGGCGACCTGTTTGTCGGTTCATTAAAGTTTGACCATATCGCACAGGTTGCCGGCAAAGGGCTGGCGCAGGTGCGTCAGATCAAAACTGATGAGACCCAGAGGGTGCGCGACGTGCGCGAAGCCCCTGATGGATCCATCTGGTTTCTGAGCGAAGGAAATGGCGCCGTTTACCGTTTGTGGCGCCCCTGA
- a CDS encoding GlxA family transcriptional regulator — MDPNRIPRSAPPVGEHPKKVVFVLLEQFTLLPFAAALDCLRIANYTAGKELYRWELQGEGGETVTSSSGVAFNLDSDLGELGRDDRLLLCGGVDVRSNTSKRLISWLRREARRGISVGSLCTGAYALAKSGLLDGKRATIHWEHQDSFEEEFVDIELTKSVFVMSGNRMTAAGGTASLDLMLSLIAADHGEELANAVADQLIYSSIRTDQDPLRLSVPTRIGVRHPKLSQVIQMMEANIEEPISPSLLAKDVGMSTRQLERLFRRYLNRSPKRYYMELRLQKARNLLMQTDMSVINVALACGFASPSHFSKCYRSHYNTTPYRERGSQMMKAED, encoded by the coding sequence ATGGACCCAAACCGCATTCCGCGCTCTGCCCCTCCGGTCGGAGAGCACCCTAAAAAAGTTGTTTTTGTTCTTCTTGAGCAGTTCACGCTGCTGCCCTTTGCGGCGGCGCTCGATTGTCTGAGGATCGCGAATTATACCGCAGGCAAAGAGCTTTATCGATGGGAGTTGCAGGGCGAAGGCGGTGAAACGGTCACCAGTTCATCTGGGGTTGCTTTTAATCTGGACAGTGACCTGGGTGAATTGGGCCGTGATGACCGGCTGCTGTTGTGCGGTGGCGTTGATGTGCGATCCAACACCTCAAAGCGGCTGATTTCCTGGCTGCGGCGCGAAGCCCGGCGTGGCATCAGCGTCGGCAGCCTATGTACTGGCGCTTATGCGCTGGCCAAATCGGGCCTGCTGGACGGCAAACGGGCCACCATTCATTGGGAACATCAGGACAGCTTTGAAGAAGAGTTTGTTGATATTGAGCTGACCAAATCGGTTTTTGTGATGTCCGGCAACCGGATGACGGCGGCGGGCGGCACGGCCTCGCTGGATCTGATGCTGTCCCTGATTGCGGCCGATCATGGCGAGGAGCTGGCGAATGCGGTTGCGGATCAGTTGATCTATTCCTCCATCCGGACCGATCAGGATCCGTTGCGCCTGTCGGTGCCCACCCGCATCGGTGTGCGTCACCCCAAGCTGAGTCAGGTGATTCAGATGATGGAAGCCAATATCGAGGAGCCGATCAGCCCATCGCTGCTGGCCAAGGATGTTGGCATGTCGACCCGCCAGCTGGAGCGTTTGTTTCGCCGTTACCTGAACCGCTCCCCAAAACGCTATTACATGGAGCTGCGGCTGCAGAAGGCGCGCAATCTGCTGATGCAGACGGATATGAGTGTGATCAACGTGGCGCTGGCCTGTGGCTTTGCCTCGCCATCACATTTTTCCAAATGCTACCGCTCGCATTATAACACCACCCCGTACCGGGAACGCGGCAGCCAGATGATGAAGGCCGAAGACTAA
- a CDS encoding class II 3-deoxy-7-phosphoheptulonate synthase: MSDWQKTDWRSKPRVQMPDYTDATALNAVEAQLSKYPPLVFAGEARKLKAQLGAASRGEAFLLQGGDCAESFDQFSANGIRDTFKVMLQMAMVLTYGAKVPVVKVGRMAGQFAKPRSAPTETVDGVELPSYRGDIINELDFTSAARIPDPKKMLQAYTQAAATLNLLRAFSTGGYADVHQVHQWTLGFTEGEKAAKYRDMANRISDTLDFMRAAGVDSDRAHTLQTVDFYTSHESLLLEYEEALTRLDSTSGKWLAGSGHMIWIGDRTRQPDGAHVEFARGVMNPVGLKCGPTTTAEDLKVLMQKLNPENEEGKLTLIARFGAGKVGEHLPRLIRAVEEEGAKVLWTCDAMHGNTIKSATGYKTRPFQSVLQEVQEFFQIHRAEGTVPGGVHFEMTGQDVTECTGGVREVTEEDLSDRYHTACDPRLNASQSLELAFLVAEELSALREDRPAKAV; encoded by the coding sequence ATGAGCGATTGGCAAAAAACCGACTGGCGCAGCAAGCCACGGGTCCAAATGCCTGACTATACGGACGCCACCGCTCTGAACGCGGTTGAGGCGCAGCTGTCGAAATATCCGCCGCTGGTTTTTGCCGGTGAAGCCCGCAAGCTGAAGGCCCAGCTGGGCGCGGCATCGCGCGGCGAAGCGTTCCTGCTGCAGGGTGGCGATTGCGCCGAAAGCTTTGATCAGTTTTCCGCCAACGGCATTCGCGACACCTTCAAGGTGATGCTGCAGATGGCGATGGTGTTGACCTATGGCGCCAAAGTCCCTGTGGTAAAGGTCGGCCGGATGGCGGGACAGTTCGCCAAACCCCGTTCGGCACCCACCGAAACCGTCGATGGTGTGGAACTGCCCAGCTACCGTGGCGATATCATCAATGAGCTGGATTTCACCTCGGCGGCCCGTATTCCCGATCCGAAAAAGATGCTGCAGGCCTATACCCAGGCGGCTGCTACTTTGAACCTGCTGCGCGCCTTCTCGACCGGTGGTTATGCAGATGTGCATCAGGTGCACCAGTGGACGCTGGGCTTCACTGAGGGCGAAAAGGCCGCTAAATATCGCGATATGGCCAACCGCATCAGCGACACGCTGGACTTCATGCGCGCCGCTGGCGTGGACAGCGATCGTGCCCACACGCTGCAGACCGTGGATTTCTACACCAGCCATGAATCGCTGCTGCTGGAATATGAAGAGGCGCTGACCCGTCTTGATTCCACCTCTGGCAAGTGGCTGGCAGGCTCGGGCCACATGATCTGGATCGGTGACCGCACCCGTCAGCCTGATGGCGCCCATGTGGAATTTGCCCGTGGCGTGATGAACCCGGTTGGCCTGAAATGCGGTCCGACCACCACGGCTGAGGATCTGAAGGTCCTGATGCAGAAGCTGAACCCGGAAAACGAAGAGGGCAAGCTGACCCTGATCGCCCGTTTCGGTGCCGGCAAAGTGGGCGAACATCTGCCGCGTCTGATTCGTGCGGTTGAGGAAGAAGGCGCTAAGGTTCTGTGGACCTGTGACGCGATGCACGGCAATACGATCAAATCGGCCACCGGCTATAAGACCCGTCCGTTCCAGTCGGTGCTGCAGGAGGTTCAGGAATTCTTCCAGATCCACCGCGCCGAAGGCACGGTTCCGGGCGGCGTTCATTTTGAAATGACCGGCCAGGATGTGACCGAATGCACCGGCGGCGTGCGCGAAGTCACCGAAGAGGATCTGTCGGATCGCTACCACACCGCCTGTGACCCGCGCCTCAACGCCAGCCAGTCGCTGGAACTGGCCTTCCTGGTGGCCGAGGAGCTGTCGGCCCTGCGCGAAGATCGTCCCGCCAAGGCTGTCTAA
- a CDS encoding PAS domain-containing protein: protein MFEMDHHGPAAQAEQKDNVIEMSPFLSDRRFPEIAEIDAYWQGKRAGRVMPARADIDPRGIEGALAHSFILERIAPGMTRLRLAGQIFNDLQGMEVRGMPFGSLFAPHYRKEIDDLAEAVCAKPGIAQMTLSAERGRGKPLFEGRMTLWPLSDDRGHSTRILGTVSYKGVIGETPRHFQMAGHRLRVLSGQSMLPAPQQAVGFAEASEAFVARDPVQDMAHTKGAPHLRLVKTDR from the coding sequence ATGTTTGAGATGGATCACCACGGCCCCGCAGCGCAGGCGGAGCAGAAAGATAATGTTATCGAAATGTCGCCCTTCCTGTCGGATCGCCGCTTTCCTGAGATTGCTGAGATTGACGCCTATTGGCAGGGCAAACGGGCTGGTCGGGTGATGCCCGCCCGGGCTGATATTGATCCACGCGGGATTGAAGGCGCGCTGGCCCATTCCTTTATTCTGGAGCGGATCGCGCCCGGTATGACGCGGCTGCGGCTGGCAGGGCAAATCTTCAATGATCTTCAAGGGATGGAGGTGCGCGGCATGCCCTTTGGTAGCCTGTTTGCCCCGCATTACCGCAAAGAGATCGATGATCTGGCCGAGGCAGTTTGCGCAAAACCGGGTATCGCCCAAATGACCCTCAGCGCCGAACGGGGCCGCGGCAAGCCCCTGTTTGAGGGGCGGATGACCCTTTGGCCGCTGAGCGATGACCGCGGGCACAGCACCCGTATTCTGGGCACGGTGTCCTACAAAGGTGTCATTGGTGAGACACCGCGACATTTCCAAATGGCCGGCCACCGGTTGCGGGTGCTGTCTGGGCAATCCATGCTGCCGGCCCCCCAACAGGCGGTTGGATTTGCTGAGGCGAGCGAAGCCTTTGTGGCGCGTGATCCTGTCCAAGACATGGCTCACACCAAAGGGGCCCCGCATCTAAGGCTGGTGAAAACCGACCGCTGA
- a CDS encoding YicC/YloC family endoribonuclease encodes MRATTEDNVLQSMTGFASGKGELAPYSWTWEIRSVNAKGLDLRLRVPDWIEGLETTLRARLGKAMGRGNVTLSLKVQREDSGGSLSLNGAALDSMLEAMATVTARAEANGVALAPVTAVDLMNLRGVMEQGSSEEETKALGAAVLQGFEPVLQQFLDMRGNEGRALHEVLTRTVDEIETLVGQAEAAIGNRKEAMEEALRAALARVMQNVDTMDEDRLAQEMALVAVKSDVTEELDRLRAHIGAARGLLQDRKPVGRKLDFLMQEFNREANTLCSKSQNTALTRIGLDLKTVIDQMREQVQNVE; translated from the coding sequence ATGCGCGCAACCACGGAGGACAACGTGCTGCAATCAATGACAGGCTTTGCATCCGGCAAAGGGGAACTGGCCCCTTACAGCTGGACTTGGGAAATCCGCTCGGTCAATGCCAAGGGGCTGGATCTGCGCCTAAGGGTGCCGGATTGGATCGAAGGGTTGGAAACCACCCTGCGCGCCCGGCTGGGCAAGGCGATGGGGCGTGGCAATGTCACCCTGTCGCTGAAAGTGCAGCGCGAAGACAGCGGCGGCAGCCTGTCGCTGAACGGTGCAGCGCTCGACTCTATGCTGGAGGCAATGGCCACCGTCACCGCCCGTGCGGAGGCAAATGGCGTCGCACTGGCCCCGGTCACAGCCGTCGATCTGATGAACCTGCGCGGCGTGATGGAGCAGGGTTCCAGCGAGGAAGAGACCAAAGCCCTTGGTGCGGCCGTGTTGCAGGGGTTTGAGCCGGTATTGCAGCAGTTTCTGGACATGCGTGGCAACGAAGGGCGGGCCCTGCATGAGGTGCTGACACGCACCGTGGATGAGATCGAAACGCTGGTCGGTCAGGCCGAAGCGGCGATCGGCAACCGTAAAGAGGCGATGGAAGAGGCGCTGCGCGCCGCCCTGGCCCGGGTGATGCAGAATGTTGACACGATGGATGAGGACCGCCTGGCGCAGGAAATGGCGTTGGTTGCGGTCAAATCTGACGTGACCGAAGAATTGGACCGGCTGCGCGCCCATATCGGCGCGGCGCGTGGTCTTTTGCAGGACCGCAAACCGGTGGGCCGCAAACTAGACTTCCTGATGCAGGAATTTAACCGTGAGGCGAACACGCTCTGTTCGAAATCGCAAAATACCGCGTTGACGCGCATTGGTCTGGACCTCAAAACCGTGATCGACCAAATGCGTGAACAAGTACAGAATGTGGAGTAA
- the gmk gene encoding guanylate kinase, with amino-acid sequence MTASTSRRGLLIILSSPSGAGKSTLTRKLRDWDPTIRFSVSATTRQPRPGEEDGVHYHFLTEDHFKRDVAEGEMLEHAHVFGNFYGSPKGPVQTAIDGGEDVLFDIDWQGAQQIRNSALGAHTLSVFILPPSIKELHRRLVSRGQDSDEVIAKRMQKSWDEISHWGSYDYVLVNDDLDKTAEELTTIVSATRLRRLQQPALMEHVRTLQAEFEDIQ; translated from the coding sequence ATGACCGCATCCACCTCCCGCCGCGGCCTGTTGATCATCCTGTCCTCGCCCTCGGGCGCGGGCAAATCGACCCTGACGCGCAAGCTGCGTGATTGGGATCCGACCATCCGGTTTTCCGTCTCAGCGACCACCCGCCAGCCACGTCCCGGCGAAGAGGATGGCGTGCATTACCACTTCCTGACCGAAGACCACTTCAAACGTGATGTGGCTGAGGGTGAGATGCTGGAACATGCCCATGTCTTCGGCAACTTCTACGGTTCGCCCAAAGGGCCGGTTCAGACCGCCATCGATGGCGGCGAAGATGTGCTGTTTGACATCGATTGGCAGGGCGCCCAGCAGATCCGTAACTCGGCCCTTGGCGCACATACGTTGTCGGTCTTTATCCTGCCGCCCTCGATCAAAGAGCTGCACCGCCGGCTGGTCAGCCGTGGTCAGGACAGCGATGAGGTGATTGCCAAACGGATGCAGAAAAGCTGGGATGAAATCAGCCATTGGGGCAGCTATGACTATGTGCTGGTCAATGACGATCTGGACAAAACCGCTGAGGAGCTGACCACCATTGTCAGTGCCACCCGCCTGCGCCGTCTGCAGCAACCCGCCCTGATGGAGCATGTGCGCACGCTTCAGGCTGAATTTGAGGACATCCAATGA
- a CDS encoding gamma carbonic anhydrase family protein, with the protein MTLYALNDITPKTPEDGDFWIAPDANVIGNVVLETATSIWFGCTLRGDNEEIRIGAGSNVQENTVMHTDMGFPLIIGQGCTIGHKAMLHGCTIGDNSLIGMGATVLNGAKIGKNCLIGAGALITEGKEIPDGSLVMGAPGKVVRQLDDKAIEGLKHSALGYQLNMRRFRAELKPV; encoded by the coding sequence ATGACCCTTTACGCCCTGAATGACATCACGCCGAAAACGCCGGAGGATGGCGATTTCTGGATTGCGCCGGATGCCAATGTGATCGGCAATGTGGTGTTGGAAACCGCGACCTCAATCTGGTTCGGCTGCACCCTGCGAGGTGACAACGAAGAGATCCGCATTGGCGCTGGCAGCAATGTGCAGGAAAACACGGTGATGCATACCGATATGGGGTTCCCGCTGATCATTGGTCAGGGCTGCACCATCGGACATAAGGCAATGCTGCACGGCTGCACGATCGGCGACAATTCCCTGATCGGCATGGGGGCTACCGTGCTGAACGGCGCCAAGATCGGCAAGAACTGCCTGATTGGGGCAGGGGCCTTGATCACCGAAGGTAAGGAAATCCCGGACGGTTCACTTGTCATGGGGGCGCCGGGTAAGGTGGTGCGTCAGCTGGACGACAAAGCGATCGAGGGGCTGAAACACTCCGCGCTTGGCTATCAACTGAATATGCGCCGGTTCCGTGCGGAATTGAAACCGGTCTGA
- a CDS encoding sensor histidine kinase, whose protein sequence is MSQDPQFSAAHALLSAVPQPALLVTGSERIIGANAKAEALLGGGLSGRHLITVIRQPSVLEAIERCDLNRSTQEARYLGRDVRNELTYKVNCGFVDLRDVQGVLVSFEDISQAEAIGQMRRDFVANVSHELRTPLTALIGFIETLQGPAAEDAKARDRFLSIMGDEASRMNRLVSDLLSLSQVEAEARLRPSQNVDLGHLLAETVEGLSPVADAANVTVDWHLPDQPVTVPGDSDQLRQIFTNLIENAIKYGGRDNTVTLRLSESPRDPVLRQAGVRVDVIDRGPGIEAVHLPRLTERFYRIDSHRSREMGGTGLGLAIVKHIVNRHRGRFKIQSTPGEGSTFSVLLPMEG, encoded by the coding sequence ATGTCCCAAGATCCCCAGTTCAGCGCCGCCCATGCGCTGCTGTCGGCGGTGCCGCAACCGGCGCTGCTGGTGACCGGCAGTGAACGGATCATCGGTGCCAATGCCAAGGCTGAGGCGCTTCTGGGGGGCGGTTTAAGCGGTCGTCATCTGATCACGGTGATCCGCCAACCTTCGGTGCTAGAGGCGATTGAACGCTGCGACCTCAATCGCAGCACCCAAGAGGCACGCTACTTGGGCCGCGATGTGCGCAATGAGCTGACCTACAAGGTCAACTGCGGCTTCGTCGATCTGCGCGATGTGCAGGGGGTTCTGGTCAGTTTCGAAGATATCAGCCAGGCCGAGGCCATAGGCCAGATGCGGCGCGATTTTGTCGCCAACGTCAGCCATGAGCTGCGGACGCCTTTGACCGCGCTGATCGGGTTTATCGAAACGCTGCAAGGCCCCGCAGCCGAAGACGCCAAAGCGCGCGATCGATTCCTGTCGATCATGGGAGATGAGGCCAGTCGAATGAACCGATTGGTCAGCGACCTCCTGAGCCTCAGTCAGGTGGAGGCTGAGGCGCGGTTGCGGCCGTCACAAAATGTCGACCTGGGGCACCTGCTGGCCGAAACAGTGGAGGGGCTGAGCCCGGTTGCGGATGCAGCCAATGTCACCGTCGACTGGCACTTGCCCGACCAACCCGTAACAGTGCCGGGTGATAGTGATCAGCTGCGCCAGATCTTCACCAACCTGATCGAAAACGCGATCAAATATGGCGGCCGGGACAACACCGTCACCCTGCGGCTTAGCGAAAGCCCACGTGATCCGGTGCTGCGGCAGGCCGGGGTGCGGGTGGACGTAATTGACCGCGGCCCGGGGATTGAGGCGGTGCATCTGCCGCGCCTGACAGAACGGTTCTACCGCATCGACAGTCACCGCTCACGCGAGATGGGCGGCACCGGTCTGGGGTTGGCGATTGTGAAACATATCGTCAATCGCCATCGTGGCCGGTTCAAGATCCAGAGCACGCCCGGCGAAGGGAGCACCTTCTCAGTTTTGCTACCTATGGAAGGGTAA
- a CDS encoding substrate-binding domain-containing protein, whose translation MSLKRLTAATAMFTAIAATAALAEPVEVAGSSTVFPYAMMSGDTFVENHDFGYPNVESIGSSKGLKRFCEGVGADTLDIATASRKIKAKEIKACAENGVTDIIEVRIGYDGLVFASAKKGPSFNFVPADWYQALAARVLVDGALVENPYTSWAEFNADLPDVGIRTFIPASSHGTREVFDQKMMLAGCKATGAYDLLLAENGGDAKAAGKACLITREGKAVEELEVTGTETLDKMRGAKGSIALLGLAFYETNVGELQAATVEGVSPSSDVIANGEYLVSRPLFMYVKKANIALTPGIKEYVQTVLSDELSGPGGFLTIFGLVADPELASTREMVTNEVTMGASS comes from the coding sequence ATGTCTCTCAAGAGGCTCACCGCCGCCACGGCGATGTTCACTGCAATTGCAGCTACCGCCGCGCTGGCTGAACCGGTCGAAGTGGCCGGCTCCTCCACTGTATTTCCCTACGCCATGATGTCCGGCGACACCTTTGTCGAAAACCACGACTTCGGTTACCCCAATGTTGAATCGATCGGCTCCTCCAAGGGGCTGAAACGGTTTTGCGAAGGTGTTGGCGCCGATACGCTGGATATCGCGACCGCGTCGCGCAAAATCAAAGCCAAGGAGATCAAAGCCTGTGCCGAAAATGGTGTGACTGACATCATCGAAGTGCGCATCGGTTATGACGGTCTGGTTTTCGCCAGCGCCAAGAAAGGCCCGTCCTTCAACTTCGTTCCGGCCGATTGGTATCAGGCCCTGGCCGCACGTGTGCTGGTCGACGGGGCATTGGTTGAAAACCCCTACACCTCCTGGGCGGAGTTCAACGCAGATCTGCCTGACGTCGGCATCCGCACCTTTATCCCGGCTTCCAGCCACGGTACCCGCGAAGTGTTTGACCAGAAGATGATGTTGGCGGGCTGCAAAGCCACCGGCGCATATGATCTGCTGCTGGCCGAAAATGGTGGTGACGCCAAAGCCGCGGGCAAAGCCTGCCTGATCACCCGTGAAGGCAAAGCGGTTGAGGAGCTGGAAGTCACCGGCACCGAAACCCTGGATAAAATGCGTGGCGCCAAAGGCAGCATCGCGCTGCTGGGTCTGGCATTTTATGAAACCAACGTCGGCGAGCTGCAGGCCGCAACCGTTGAAGGTGTGTCCCCGTCGTCTGATGTGATCGCAAACGGCGAATACCTCGTGTCGCGCCCGCTGTTCATGTACGTCAAGAAGGCCAACATCGCGCTGACCCCGGGCATCAAGGAATATGTCCAGACGGTCCTGTCGGATGAGCTGTCGGGCCCCGGTGGTTTCCTGACCATCTTTGGCCTGGTGGCAGATCCCGAACTGGCCAGCACCCGTGAAATGGTGACCAATGAGGTGACCATGGGCGCCTCAAGCTAA